CGCTAAACGTCCTATTCAAAAATAAAATGTCAAATGATGAATGGTTGACCGGTGATTAAATAATAAAGCAGTATTGCTCCTTGGAATATCCGGCCTAGACCAAAAAAAATAAAAAAAATCAAAATAAAAAATCCGTATTGTTGCAAAAAAAGTTTAATTTCGGAAAACTTTTCGGGTAAAAAAGTAAAAAGAATATGAGAGCCGTCAAGTGGCGGCAAAGGAATTAAATTGAAAATTCCCCACAAAAAATTGTAAATGACGATAATGCTAAAGAAAAATAAGAACGGTTGAGGTAAGTTCAAAAATCTAATTGAAAAACCGAAAATAAGAGCGATTAAAAAATTAACAGCCGGACCGGCAATTGCCACCTTTAACATCCCCCATTTTTGGTCCTGAAAATTGTAAGGATTAACCGGTACCGGTTTTGCCCAGCCAAAAATTGGACCCCGTCCCTGAGTCATTAAAATTAAAAATAAGGGAAGTAAAATTGTTCCAAAAAAATCAATATGTTTTAAGGGATTTAAAGAAAGACGTCCGCTATGTTTAGCCGTGGAATCACCCAAATGATAAGCCATGCTGCCGTGAGCTACTTCATGAATAACGATTGAAAAAAACAAAACAATTAAAATAAAAATAATTTCCATAAATATTTAACTATACTATGGCTTGAAAAAAAATAAAAACTTTGTTAAAGTAAAAAAACAAATAAATATATAGATAATATATAATAAGTTTTATGAAAAAGCAATGCTTTTTTTGCGCCAAGAAATATAATCTAGTTTGGCGAAGAGTAAAACTCAAAAGCAGATATAATCCGACTGCCAAAA
This genomic stretch from Candidatus Nealsonbacteria bacterium harbors:
- a CDS encoding site-2 protease family protein; translation: MEIIFILIVLFFSIVIHEVAHGSMAYHLGDSTAKHSGRLSLNPLKHIDFFGTILLPLFLILMTQGRGPIFGWAKPVPVNPYNFQDQKWGMLKVAIAGPAVNFLIALIFGFSIRFLNLPQPFLFFFSIIVIYNFLWGIFNLIPLPPLDGSHILFTFLPEKFSEIKLFLQQYGFFILIFFIFFGLGRIFQGAILLYYLITGQPFII